One Microcebus murinus isolate Inina chromosome 10, M.murinus_Inina_mat1.0, whole genome shotgun sequence DNA segment encodes these proteins:
- the BTG1 gene encoding protein BTG1 — MHPFYTRAATMIGEIAAAVSFISKFLRTKGLTSERQLQTFSQSLQELLAEHYKHHWFPEKPCKGSGYRCIRINHKMDPLIGQAAQRIGLSSQELFRLLPSELTLWVDPYEVSYRIGEDGSICVLYEASPAGGSTQNSTNVQMVDSRISCKEELLLGRTSPSKNYNMMTVSG, encoded by the exons atGCATCCCTTCTACACTCGGGCCGCCACCATGATAGGCGAGATCGCCGCTGCCGTGTCCTTCATCTCCAAGTTCCTTCGCACCAAGGGGCTCACGAGCGAGCGACAGCTGCAGACGTTCAGCCAGAGCCTGCAGGAGCTGCTGGCAG AACATTATAAACATCACTGGTTCCCAGAAAAGCCATGCAAGGGATCAGGTTACCGTTGTATTCGCATCAACCATAAAATGGATCCTCTGATTGGACAGGCAGCACAGCGAATTGGACTGAGCAGTCAGGAGCTGTTCAGGCTGCTCCCAAGTGAACTCACACTCTGGGTTGACCCCTACGAAGTGTCCTACAGAATTGGAGAGGATGGCTCCATCTGTGTGCTGTATGAAGCCTCACCAGCAGGAGGTAGCACTCAAAACAGCACCAACGTGCAAATGGTAGACAGCAGAATCAGCTGTAAGGAGGAACTTCTCTTGGGCAGAACAAGCCCTTCCAAAAACTACAATATGATGACTGTATCAGGTTAA